From a single Loigolactobacillus coryniformis subsp. coryniformis KCTC 3167 = DSM 20001 genomic region:
- a CDS encoding YczE/YyaS/YitT family protein → MNTINRIQTHDLGKRWGYLGLSLLINATGHSLTIATNLGSAVWTASAVNLYHIWPLSLRTTLFICGVLVAIANMILTRQLSWHRFCGNLLFITPFSYLIQLFTQIIIHLGINQLPLLVRIAIDIFGILCVALATSIYQRANIVLHPNDDFMQILRFRYLKGNATIAQMVHYIPPVLIMLVTFLTAKQLYAVNIGTLICLFFQGTFIGFFDQHMFKGLRHYGISNLMPVMHA, encoded by the coding sequence ATGAACACTATTAATAGAATTCAAACACACGACTTAGGTAAACGCTGGGGCTATTTGGGTTTATCATTATTGATTAACGCTACTGGTCATTCATTAACGATCGCAACTAATTTAGGTAGTGCAGTTTGGACCGCTTCAGCAGTTAATCTGTATCATATTTGGCCATTAAGTTTACGTACAACACTATTTATATGCGGTGTATTAGTGGCAATAGCGAATATGATCTTAACTAGACAACTTTCATGGCATCGTTTTTGCGGTAATTTACTTTTCATTACGCCATTTAGTTATCTGATCCAATTATTTACACAAATTATCATTCATTTGGGCATCAACCAATTACCATTGTTAGTGCGTATTGCTATTGATATCTTTGGTATTTTATGTGTTGCATTGGCTACTTCAATTTATCAGCGGGCTAATATTGTACTACACCCTAATGATGACTTTATGCAGATATTGCGTTTTCGCTATTTAAAAGGCAATGCCACGATCGCCCAGATGGTACATTATATTCCACCCGTGTTGATCATGCTAGTTACTTTTTTGACTGCAAAACAATTGTATGCAGTCAATATCGGCACCTTGATTTGTTTGTTTTTCCAAGGAACATTCATTGGCTTTTTTGATCAACATATGTTTAAGGGATTACGGCATTATGGAATTAGTAACTTAATGCCAGTGATGCACGCATAA